A single Thermosynechococcus vestitus BP-1 DNA region contains:
- the nblS gene encoding two-component system sensor histidine kinase NblS — MVVLKTETTQGSWSDKLRGIARWWSEFKIQTRLMATATLVVSIIMSGLTFWAVNTIQTNAHLNDTRYGRDLGLLLAADVAPLVAKGDTAAVAEFSRKFYERSASIRYILYADPDGEIYYGLPYSAPQVESALTLRRRIQLPETYHASQEPLVRQHQTPNGLVADVFVPLTFNGENLGVVALGINPNPTLIASANLTRDLTIAVFVSLWIMVILGGVFNALTITQPIKELVQGVKNIAAGNFKQRINLPFGGELGELITSFNDMAERLASYEAQNIEELQAEKAKLDTLVSTIADGAILLDTDMRIILVNPTAQRLFNWEGMNVIGQNALDCFPAPVCEKLTCPLYKASRGESEGGEFRVTLQEPSSRSVRILLTTVMDVQREKPKGIAITIQDITREVELNEAKAQLISNVSHELRTPLFNIKSIIETIQEYGSSLSEKEQQEFLETANHETDRLTRLVNDFLDISRLESGRPYQFGSVQMAQVIDQIMRTYQLNAANKSITLTAEVENPLPPVWGNYDLLIGALTNLVGNALKFTPENGRVTIRAYVWHPSSDPEQERVRIEVADTGMGIAPEDQPRVFERFFRVENRVHTLEGTGLGLAIVQDIIHKHNTQIHLISELGVGSTFWFDLAIDESALVDNPDGRAETALPPA, encoded by the coding sequence TGGTCTCCATCATCATGAGTGGCCTCACCTTCTGGGCGGTGAACACAATTCAAACCAATGCCCACCTCAATGACACCCGCTATGGTCGCGATTTAGGGTTACTCCTCGCTGCTGATGTAGCACCCCTTGTGGCCAAAGGGGATACCGCCGCTGTTGCTGAATTTTCCCGTAAATTCTATGAGCGCAGTGCCAGTATTCGCTACATCCTCTATGCGGATCCCGACGGGGAAATTTACTATGGCCTACCCTACTCTGCCCCCCAAGTGGAAAGCGCCCTGACCCTGCGCCGCCGTATTCAACTGCCAGAGACCTACCATGCTAGCCAAGAACCCCTCGTGCGCCAACATCAAACCCCCAATGGTTTAGTTGCCGACGTCTTTGTTCCCCTAACCTTCAATGGCGAAAACTTAGGGGTTGTTGCCCTGGGAATTAACCCGAACCCAACATTGATTGCTTCTGCCAATCTCACGCGGGATCTAACGATCGCTGTTTTTGTCTCCCTTTGGATCATGGTGATCTTGGGGGGAGTCTTCAATGCCCTCACGATTACCCAACCCATTAAAGAATTAGTGCAGGGGGTGAAAAACATTGCAGCGGGGAATTTTAAGCAACGCATTAACCTGCCCTTTGGCGGTGAACTGGGGGAGTTGATCACCAGCTTTAATGACATGGCTGAGCGCCTCGCTTCCTACGAGGCCCAAAACATTGAAGAACTCCAAGCCGAGAAAGCTAAACTGGATACCTTGGTCTCGACGATTGCGGATGGAGCCATTCTCTTAGATACCGACATGCGGATTATTCTTGTCAACCCCACAGCGCAGCGTCTTTTCAATTGGGAAGGGATGAACGTTATTGGCCAAAATGCCCTGGACTGCTTTCCAGCCCCGGTGTGCGAAAAACTCACCTGTCCCCTTTACAAGGCCTCTCGCGGCGAGTCAGAAGGGGGAGAATTTCGGGTGACGCTGCAAGAACCTAGCTCGCGATCAGTACGGATTCTGCTGACAACGGTTATGGATGTGCAGCGGGAAAAACCTAAAGGCATTGCAATTACCATTCAGGACATTACCCGCGAAGTGGAACTCAACGAAGCCAAAGCGCAATTGATTAGCAATGTTTCCCATGAGTTGCGTACACCTCTATTCAATATCAAATCAATCATCGAAACGATTCAAGAGTACGGCAGCAGCCTCAGTGAAAAAGAGCAACAGGAGTTCCTAGAAACCGCTAACCACGAGACCGATCGCCTAACTCGCCTTGTCAATGATTTTCTCGATATTTCTCGCCTCGAATCGGGTCGACCCTATCAGTTTGGCTCCGTACAGATGGCGCAGGTGATTGATCAGATCATGCGCACCTACCAACTCAATGCTGCCAATAAGTCCATTACCCTAACTGCCGAGGTGGAAAACCCCCTGCCACCGGTTTGGGGCAATTACGATCTGCTCATTGGTGCCCTCACTAACTTGGTGGGCAATGCCTTGAAGTTTACACCCGAAAATGGACGGGTCACGATTCGTGCCTATGTCTGGCATCCCTCCAGTGATCCAGAGCAGGAACGGGTCCGCATTGAAGTGGCCGACACGGGTATGGGGATTGCCCCCGAGGATCAACCCCGTGTTTTTGAACGCTTTTTCCGCGTCGAGAATCGCGTGCATACCCTAGAGGGGACGGGGCTGGGGTTGGCCATTGTCCAAGATATTATCCACAAGCACAACACGCAAATTCATTTAATTAGTGAATTGGGGGTCGGTAGTACCTTTTGGTTTGATTTGGCCATTGATGAATCCGCCCTCGTTGATAACCCTGATGGCAGAGCTGAAACGGCGCTGCCCCCCGCTTAA